The Malus sylvestris chromosome 14, drMalSylv7.2, whole genome shotgun sequence genome segment tccaacttttgtgtttttgttttgagaGGGAAacttttatgttttggtttttttttttttttttttttaatgtatgctgcaacaaaagaaaagaaggatcAACCAAATCCCAATCGACCGGTGAATGGAAGCGATGGGCGAAGCAACAATAGTAAGAGTTTATGGACTACCTTACTAATAATCTTCCTTATCGTACTGCTGTAAGAAACATTAAACATATTCCAAACCTCTCGCTCCCAACAGCTGAGGCAAAGCAACTATTGACATGCCGGTACCAAAGACAGAAAAAGATATATATTTCTATacattttcattttaaaaataattaaatattactcCAAGAGTCATGTTCATTGCTCTTGCAGCTCCAACTCCAACAGGAACTCACTTCTTATAGCACAAGTGTGATTGTAGCCATGTGGACGATTCCCTTGAGGTTGATGTTCAATACAGATAGCAGCTCCCGCTGAAGCAATTGTAGCAGCTTCGACACCTATTGATTTTGCACCCTCTAACATTTACAGAGGTCTTTGTATGCACTAtaaatgttgtaaagccttggATATAGGATGATCAAGGAAAACTAAAAGATTATGAGGTCTTTGTTagtaacacttcaaaataacaCATCGTatacttttatttcttttttgtttcattaAAAACAATGCAGAGTGACGATTTAGGAGCGTCAATAACAACTTCATAGCTACTATGTTATAGTATTTTGGTTCAATactttgttttgagtacttgtTATGGCATTAAAGGTTAAATCACTTATGATCAAGGAAGTGATTAATTTTGTAGCATGCATGCATCAAATTTAAGTTGAAAGCGAGTGATTTGGTGCGATTCATCATTGTGTATGTTGTTGAAATTGACTTTAAAGTTGGAGCTTTATATTTACGGTGGACTGGAGTGGACACCATTCATGATTCGTGTCATTCATAGACACAGTTAATGGTTTTCATTGGTTTATTTATCTGATTAGACTTTCATCACTTGCTCTTTTTGCTGATTTTGCGGTTCACTTTTTATCATGGATCGATATCGTGGCAAATATAGAACCAGTTGTGCACTTCACTTTGGACCATTTCTCAGGTTCTGTATTGGTCACGAGACTCGGAACACTCTTTTTATCGAGTGCATTTTTCTCACCCTCGTAAAGGAGTGATGTTCACCACCTCAGTTTGGTTTAattgatttaagacccaaatTTGGGAATTTAAACTAACCTAACAGCAAAATTAGATACCGTAATCCCATTCAAAATCGAAATAAAAGCAGAGAAACAAAACGACATAAATGAAGCATTGAAATCCTCAATCAAATTCAAACACACAAATCATACGTATTTGAACATCAAAGCAGCTGTAGAATACCATCTTAAGGTCTGCATACCCCTAACTGCCCCAAAAAGTATCTCGTAGTCACACACAACATAGCCTATGAAATTGTTAAAGAGAGTTGCAATCAGTCGTACCGTGAACACTCAGTATGCATAGCTTCCAATCTCATGCTTCATTGTATTGTCTGATTGCTAAGAGTGAAGACTCGTGTGACTGCTCGAATTATAAACTATAGCGTGACAGTTTAACAGAAAGCATTTAcgcaaaaaagaagaagaatttaATAAGCGCTTCAAATGGAAAATGTTGCAAGTATGCAACTGCCGACACAAATGTAGTCTACACTAGAGGGGGAGTTGCTGAAAGCAAAAGATACAAATCTACATTGAAGCTGCAGCAGCAACACCTGGAAGTCTAGGAAGCCCTTTGGCGTTGATGGTAGCAAGCCTCCCACGCCCAATCCCACCACTGCGCTGGTGGTGGTGGCCAGTCAATCTCCTCTTGGCAGCTTCATCCTTGTCAAAACTCAGCGGAGTTTTGTGATCCTCCTCTTTGGTGTTGGATCTTGAAGCCCAGCAATCAGTGGAGTCAGCTGAATTGGGTTCCCATGAAGAAGAGAAGCCCCAATTATGTTGTTGCGAACGAGAACTACCGCTCACAAAGCTGTTGCTGCCAGAAGACTCCTGGTCCTCCATATCTTCCAGTGCACCAGTACCCCTTCTCACAGTCACATACTTATGGAAGCTTGGCTCCATCAGATCATCATTGGCAACTACCTCAGACTCCACCAAAGGATCCTTTCGCTCATCTGCTATGCTCTTCCCAACAATTGAAGCATTATAGCCAGGACCAACTTTTTTGTTCAATTGATCAGTTGGGGTGCTTTTCGTGGTAGAGTTGAGGTCGGCAACTGCTTCTGCGATGGAGCAGGCCTTGGATACACATGGAGGGAGTGATACTGCATTCGACGTGTTCTGCTGGTGGAAATTCTGTATGTCTTGGAGCAATAGTGAAGTATACAAAGACTGCACAGGATGCGAAAGGCTGTTTGTTTCAGGATCAATGTCTAGGTCTCTGGATCGCCTAGACGACCTGCTTCTTGTTAATGTTTGGGGTTTCCCTTGTGGCTGTCCCTTAGCCTCCTCCACTAGCACCTTGTTCTTGTTGTCCATTGGACTGTTGCTGGTTATGTAGTTTATACCCTGGGCAACAATTCTGTTACTGTTGGTTTCTAGAGTCGGTTTCTGCAAGATGATTAATCAAGCTTAAACTTCAGAAAAGTTCATACTGCAATTTGGTTTTCGGCTAAAAAGTACAAACTTTTGAGGTAAGTGACAGTGACAGCATTTTGCCTAATCTAAACTACGGAAAGGGAGATTCAAACGAAATATTGAGGAAATGACAAGATACGTTACCTGAAGATGGGTGTGTTCCTTGACAACAATCTCCTCTTCAGCCTggatttctcttttctttcggTTGTTGTTATTGACTTGTGGATAGGCAAGGGAGTTCTGATCGATCTCAGCCAACGGGTTCCTTCTGTAGGGCGAGTGCTCCGCTTTTCTTGACGAGCTTCGGCTTAGTGAAGGCTGCTGCTGGCCATCATTGGGAGCTCTACCATTAACTCTGGCTGGGGACTGAGCTCTAGCTGGGGACTGAGCACGAGGCGATCCAACATTTCTCTTCACCGAAATTCGCTTGATGTTAGTTGCGGATTCCCCTCCATTGTTAATGGCAGCTGCAGGGACGGAAACCATCTTTCCTGGCCTCGGATTCGCATTGGCAGTTGAAGTGGCTGTTGCAGCAGAATTAGCATTAGAAGATGAGCGTTTGCCCGGTGAAATACTAGTTCGTCTCTCCCTACTGCTCGACCTTTGCTGCTGTTGCTGCTGATTTCTTTCTCTGCTGGGtgtcctccttctcctcctcccgtgagaagaaggagaagaaggccTTGACCTCGAGGATTGGCGGTGGGTTCTCTCTTCTGCAACCCCCTCACCCTCACCATCAGCATCATTGCAAATATCACTGACATTGGCATGACCATCACTCGCATCGAAATCATAGCTCCTCTTCGAACCGGAGTACTTTCTGGTTCTATTCGCAGACCCGGAAGAATTGCTCCGGCTGAGCCTCCC includes the following:
- the LOC126600673 gene encoding uncharacterized protein At1g65710-like, translating into MGTCFSKKKTSPPHPPPPPSAPPATGYGYGYGVVDSSIESKPKSETQAAELKTKVKKQPGGKPEQIAQQGDNQDQEPQVQVKKEVFVIKHRRSHDERGDRDCKKTPLPQNQIQPNSPPSDAAVVFAAATASSPQIGTAAKTGACSESADDVDKVGKRVRTLSCNKEELDAILIQCGRLSRSNSSGSANRTRKYSGSKRSYDFDASDGHANVSDICNDADGEGEGVAEERTHRQSSRSRPSSPSSHGRRRRRTPSRERNQQQQQQRSSSRERRTSISPGKRSSSNANSAATATSTANANPRPGKMVSVPAAAINNGGESATNIKRISVKRNVGSPRAQSPARAQSPARVNGRAPNDGQQQPSLSRSSSRKAEHSPYRRNPLAEIDQNSLAYPQVNNNNRKKREIQAEEEIVVKEHTHLQKPTLETNSNRIVAQGINYITSNSPMDNKNKVLVEEAKGQPQGKPQTLTRSRSSRRSRDLDIDPETNSLSHPVQSLYTSLLLQDIQNFHQQNTSNAVSLPPCVSKACSIAEAVADLNSTTKSTPTDQLNKKVGPGYNASIVGKSIADERKDPLVESEVVANDDLMEPSFHKYVTVRRGTGALEDMEDQESSGSNSFVSGSSRSQQHNWGFSSSWEPNSADSTDCWASRSNTKEEDHKTPLSFDKDEAAKRRLTGHHHQRSGGIGRGRLATINAKGLPRLPGVAAAASM